Proteins encoded by one window of Streptomyces sp. NBC_01477:
- a CDS encoding macrolide 2'-phosphotransferase: MLDETGWDFLVLHGTDDDGVRWILRKPRRPGVAASVAAEGRLLALVRDRFPVPVPRWRFADPELIAYPRLAGEPAASENVLTFQLHWRIDRENPPHSYVEALGRCMAVLHATPVASAAQCGIPVRRPDEVRTRFAEHLALGRAELGMHSTWWERGRRWLDNDGLWSERTVLVHGDLHPGHTLVDDAGHLVGVLDWTDAEVGDPGTEFIEAARKFGPPVLDGLLAAYAAHGGPAWPGLRQHVQEGIAFAPLSLGVLGLTSGQERYVHAARTRLGVPTTG, from the coding sequence GTGCTGGACGAGACGGGCTGGGATTTCCTGGTTCTGCACGGCACCGACGACGACGGCGTCCGGTGGATTCTGCGGAAGCCGCGGCGTCCCGGCGTCGCCGCCTCGGTGGCCGCGGAAGGACGCCTCCTCGCACTGGTCCGTGACCGCTTCCCCGTTCCCGTTCCGCGGTGGCGGTTCGCTGACCCCGAACTCATCGCCTATCCACGGCTGGCCGGAGAGCCCGCGGCGAGCGAGAACGTGCTGACGTTCCAGCTGCACTGGCGGATCGACCGTGAGAACCCGCCGCACTCCTACGTCGAGGCGCTGGGCCGGTGCATGGCGGTCCTGCACGCCACACCGGTCGCGTCGGCGGCGCAGTGCGGTATCCCGGTGCGCCGCCCGGACGAGGTCCGCACGCGATTCGCCGAACATCTGGCCCTCGGGCGGGCAGAGTTGGGGATGCATTCCACGTGGTGGGAGCGGGGCAGGCGGTGGCTCGACAATGACGGGCTCTGGTCGGAACGCACGGTATTGGTCCACGGCGACCTGCACCCCGGGCACACGCTGGTCGACGACGCGGGACACCTCGTCGGAGTCCTCGACTGGACCGACGCCGAAGTCGGCGATCCGGGAACGGAGTTCATCGAGGCGGCCCGGAAGTTCGGGCCGCCTGTACTGGACGGGCTGCTGGCGGCCTACGCCGCACACGGCGGCCCCGCCTGGCCGGGGCTGCGGCAGCACGTGCAGGAGGGCATCGCCTTCGCGCCGCTGAGCCTGGGCGTCCTGGGCCTGACGTCCGGGCAGGAACGGTACGTGCACGCGGCCCGGACGCGTCTGGGGGTCCCCACGACCGGCTGA